From a single Streptomyces sp. NBC_01264 genomic region:
- a CDS encoding DUF3515 domain-containing protein — protein MSRHRRPFFLLAALTALAASAALAGCSPGGSEARVDPPSAPPADVAGLCAALHKELPEAVASLARTPALPESDLTAAWGGSAIVLRCGIPRPAKMLDEKQEGVDVNGVGWLLEKLDDGGFRFTTGSRLAYTEVRVDKEHATDAGMLVGLSAAIAKTVPVGISSY, from the coding sequence ATGTCACGACACCGCCGGCCCTTCTTTCTGCTCGCCGCGCTGACCGCGCTGGCCGCTTCGGCGGCCCTCGCGGGCTGTTCCCCGGGTGGTTCCGAGGCGCGGGTGGATCCGCCGTCCGCTCCGCCCGCCGATGTCGCGGGACTCTGTGCGGCGCTGCACAAGGAGCTCCCCGAGGCAGTGGCCTCGCTGGCCCGGACCCCGGCGCTGCCGGAGTCGGACCTGACCGCCGCGTGGGGCGGCTCGGCGATCGTACTGCGGTGCGGTATCCCCCGGCCCGCGAAGATGCTGGACGAGAAGCAGGAGGGCGTCGACGTGAACGGTGTCGGCTGGCTCCTGGAGAAGCTGGACGACGGCGGCTTCCGGTTCACCACCGGGAGTCGGCTGGCGTACACGGAGGTCCGGGTCGACAAGGAGCATGCCACGGATGCGGGCATGCTGGTGGGCCTGTCGGCCGCGATCGCCAAGACCGTTCCGGTGGGGATCTCCTCGTACTGA
- a CDS encoding DAK2 domain-containing protein: MAHQPQPYPLNAEAVRTWSSLALAALGRAREDIDAINVYPVADADTGTNLYLTAESADRELTDLLAGVTDGTAGASLPEAVRAFAHGALIGARGNSGTILAQLLRGVADVLGDEPAGRDPARLLAQALTRAAEEAYRAVAHPVEGTMLTVATAAARAAEAAAGTVADVAGAAYDGARAALAETPGQLAALGRAGVVDAGGCGLVAVLGALWQALSGREPAPEPVRGRAVPVPKPAEPCAEEHGGPAYEVIYLLEAPEAEVDRLRTRLDSLGDSLVVVGGDGLWNVHVHVDDPGAAVEAAVVAGRPYRIRITHFGDERRRARGERSQRAVVAVVQGEGLAGLCGEAGATTVLARPEAPPAVAELADAIREAHAREVVLLPNGAELRAVAAAAAQQARAEGVRVAVIPTRSEVQGLAALAVHDPDGTFDEDVVAMTAAAGATRYGELAVAERQSFTSAGICQAGDVLGLIDGDVAVIGTALAETAEAVLARMLGSGGELVTLVLGPEAPEELADRLEAYVQHGHLAVDTVTYQGGRWSAPLLIGVE, translated from the coding sequence GTGGCGCACCAGCCTCAGCCGTACCCCCTGAACGCCGAAGCGGTACGCACCTGGAGCTCGCTGGCCCTGGCCGCACTGGGCCGGGCCCGCGAGGACATCGACGCGATCAACGTCTATCCGGTCGCCGACGCGGACACCGGCACCAACCTCTACCTGACCGCCGAATCGGCGGACCGCGAGCTCACGGACCTCCTCGCCGGAGTGACCGACGGCACAGCCGGCGCCTCCCTCCCCGAGGCCGTACGGGCCTTCGCCCACGGCGCCCTGATAGGCGCCCGGGGCAACTCCGGGACGATCCTCGCGCAGCTGCTGCGCGGGGTGGCCGACGTACTGGGCGACGAGCCCGCCGGGCGCGATCCCGCGCGGCTGCTCGCGCAGGCCCTGACCCGGGCCGCCGAGGAGGCGTACCGGGCCGTCGCGCACCCGGTGGAGGGCACCATGCTCACGGTCGCCACCGCCGCCGCCCGGGCGGCGGAAGCCGCCGCCGGGACGGTCGCAGACGTGGCCGGTGCCGCCTACGACGGAGCCCGCGCGGCCCTCGCCGAGACCCCGGGCCAGCTGGCCGCGCTGGGGCGGGCCGGGGTCGTCGACGCCGGGGGCTGCGGACTGGTCGCCGTACTCGGGGCCCTGTGGCAGGCGCTGTCCGGGCGCGAGCCGGCGCCCGAACCGGTCCGCGGCCGGGCCGTGCCCGTACCGAAACCTGCCGAGCCCTGCGCCGAGGAGCACGGCGGACCCGCCTACGAGGTGATCTACCTGCTGGAGGCCCCCGAGGCGGAGGTCGACCGGCTGCGCACCCGCCTCGACTCCCTCGGGGACTCCCTCGTGGTGGTCGGCGGCGACGGGCTGTGGAACGTCCACGTCCACGTCGACGACCCCGGCGCGGCCGTGGAGGCCGCGGTGGTCGCCGGGCGGCCGTACCGCATCCGCATCACGCACTTCGGCGACGAACGCCGCCGCGCCCGCGGCGAGCGCTCCCAGCGCGCGGTCGTCGCCGTGGTCCAGGGCGAGGGCCTGGCCGGACTGTGCGGAGAGGCGGGCGCCACCACCGTGCTCGCCCGGCCCGAAGCCCCGCCGGCCGTCGCCGAACTGGCCGACGCCATCCGCGAGGCGCACGCCCGCGAGGTCGTCCTGCTCCCGAACGGCGCCGAACTGCGCGCGGTCGCGGCGGCCGCCGCCCAGCAGGCGCGGGCCGAAGGCGTACGGGTCGCCGTGATCCCCACCCGCTCCGAGGTCCAGGGCCTGGCCGCCCTCGCCGTGCACGACCCGGACGGCACCTTCGACGAGGACGTGGTCGCCATGACGGCGGCCGCCGGGGCCACCCGCTACGGCGAACTCGCCGTCGCCGAACGGCAGTCCTTCACCTCGGCCGGCATCTGCCAGGCCGGCGACGTGCTCGGTCTCATCGACGGCGACGTCGCCGTCATCGGCACGGCCCTGGCCGAGACCGCCGAGGCCGTCCTGGCCCGCATGCTCGGATCCGGCGGCGAACTGGTCACCCTGGTCCTGGGCCCCGAGGCCCCCGAGGAGCTCGCCGACCGCCTGGAGGCGTACGTCCAGCACGGTCACCTCGCCGTCGACACCGTCACCTATCAGGGCGGACGCTGGTCCGCGCCGCTGCTCATCGGGGTGGAATAG
- a CDS encoding Lrp/AsnC ligand binding domain-containing protein: protein MVQAYILIQTEVGKASFVAESIAQIAGVIQAEDVTGPYDVIVRAQADTVDELGRMVVAKVQQVEGITRTLTCPVVHL from the coding sequence GTGGTACAGGCGTACATCCTCATCCAAACCGAGGTGGGCAAGGCGTCGTTCGTCGCCGAGTCCATCGCGCAGATCGCGGGGGTGATCCAGGCCGAGGACGTGACGGGCCCGTACGACGTGATCGTGCGCGCCCAGGCCGACACCGTGGACGAGCTCGGCCGCATGGTCGTGGCCAAGGTCCAGCAGGTGGAGGGCATCACCCGCACCTTGACCTGCCCGGTCGTCCATCTGTAG
- the thiD gene encoding bifunctional hydroxymethylpyrimidine kinase/phosphomethylpyrimidine kinase, with protein MSGIPGPRPHPPLCLTVAGSDSGGGAGIQADLKTMLALGVHGMSVVTAVTAQNSLGVKGVWELPAEAVKGQYRAVVDDIGVQAVKTGMLSSSALVETVAELLAETAAPAVVDPVGVSKHGDALLAATALDAVRGELLPRATVATPNLDEVTQLTGVVVESEDDMRRAADAVLAYGPAWALIKGGHLAAHGGEAVDLLTDGADERWLRAPRHDNRHTHGTGCTLASAIAAGLAKGRTVPEAVTEAKEYVTGAIAAGFALGKGIGPVDHAWRWR; from the coding sequence ATGAGCGGCATACCCGGACCGCGCCCGCACCCGCCGCTGTGCCTGACCGTCGCCGGATCAGACTCCGGCGGCGGCGCGGGCATCCAGGCCGACCTCAAGACGATGCTGGCGCTCGGGGTCCACGGGATGAGCGTGGTGACCGCTGTGACCGCGCAGAACTCGCTGGGCGTCAAAGGCGTCTGGGAACTGCCCGCGGAGGCCGTGAAGGGCCAGTACAGGGCCGTGGTGGACGATATCGGCGTCCAGGCCGTGAAGACGGGGATGCTGTCCTCCTCCGCCCTCGTGGAGACCGTGGCCGAGCTCCTCGCCGAGACCGCCGCCCCGGCCGTCGTGGACCCGGTCGGCGTCTCCAAGCACGGGGACGCGCTCCTCGCCGCCACCGCGCTGGACGCCGTACGGGGAGAACTGCTGCCCCGGGCCACCGTCGCCACGCCGAACCTGGACGAGGTGACCCAGCTCACCGGAGTCGTCGTGGAGAGCGAGGACGACATGCGCCGGGCCGCCGACGCGGTCCTCGCGTACGGGCCCGCGTGGGCGCTGATCAAGGGCGGCCACCTCGCCGCCCACGGGGGCGAGGCCGTGGACCTCCTCACCGACGGCGCCGACGAACGCTGGTTGCGCGCCCCCCGCCACGACAACCGGCACACCCACGGCACCGGCTGCACGCTCGCCAGTGCCATCGCGGCGGGCCTGGCCAAGGGCCGCACCGTCCCGGAGGCCGTCACCGAGGCCAAGGAGTACGTCACCGGGGCCATCGCCGCCGGGTTCGCCCTGGGCAAGGGCATCGGACCCGTGGACCACGCGTGGCGGTGGCGCTGA
- a CDS encoding cell division initiation protein — MDVQKKLDEIVAAVGSARSMPMSASCVINRAELLALLEEVRGALPGSLAQAQELIGGREQMVEEARREADRIIESAHAQRGSLISDTEVARRSQDEADRILAEARREADEVKAEADDYVDSKLANFEVVLTKTIGSVDRGREKLLGRGAGLDEQGYPDAEAPERSHDPETQRQQADAYVDTKLATFEAVLSKTLEAVGRGRQKLLGRVATDDLGAHMAAQDAVGHQQSRSSSDADFLAGLAEPQAPLIPAQAQPEPQPSYDAYSYQQPVQQDAYAYQDPYSGYQQPQQQPDPYAVSYEQQPDPYPGASTGSTGAAYAAHYDAQQPQPVQDQQAALDETSFFDTGMINLDQLRQYEQGR, encoded by the coding sequence ATGGACGTGCAGAAGAAGCTCGACGAGATCGTCGCGGCCGTCGGCAGCGCCCGGTCCATGCCCATGTCGGCCTCGTGCGTGATCAACCGCGCCGAGCTGCTCGCCCTGCTCGAAGAGGTACGGGGCGCCCTGCCGGGCTCCCTCGCACAGGCCCAGGAGCTCATCGGCGGCCGGGAGCAGATGGTCGAGGAGGCCCGCCGCGAGGCCGACCGGATCATCGAGTCGGCGCACGCCCAGCGCGGTTCGCTGATCTCCGACACCGAGGTCGCACGGCGCTCCCAGGACGAGGCGGACCGGATCCTGGCGGAGGCCCGCCGGGAGGCCGACGAGGTCAAGGCCGAGGCCGACGACTACGTCGACAGCAAGCTCGCGAACTTCGAGGTCGTCCTCACCAAGACCATCGGCTCGGTGGACCGGGGCCGCGAGAAGCTGCTGGGCCGCGGCGCCGGGCTCGACGAGCAGGGTTACCCTGACGCCGAGGCGCCCGAGCGCAGCCACGACCCCGAGACGCAGCGCCAGCAGGCGGACGCGTACGTGGACACCAAGCTGGCCACCTTCGAAGCGGTGCTCTCCAAGACCCTGGAGGCCGTCGGCCGGGGCCGCCAGAAGCTGCTGGGCCGCGTGGCCACCGACGACCTCGGCGCGCACATGGCCGCCCAGGACGCGGTCGGGCACCAGCAGTCGCGCTCCTCCAGCGACGCGGACTTCCTGGCTGGGCTGGCCGAGCCGCAGGCGCCGCTGATCCCCGCACAGGCGCAGCCGGAGCCGCAGCCCTCGTACGACGCGTACTCCTACCAGCAGCCCGTCCAGCAGGACGCCTACGCCTACCAGGACCCGTACTCCGGCTACCAGCAGCCCCAGCAGCAGCCCGACCCGTACGCGGTCTCGTACGAGCAGCAGCCCGACCCGTACCCCGGTGCAAGCACCGGCTCCACCGGAGCGGCTTACGCCGCGCACTACGATGCGCAGCAGCCGCAGCCCGTACAGGACCAGCAGGCGGCGCTCGACGAGACCAGCTTCTTCGACACGGGCATGATCAATCTGGACCAGCTGCGCCAGTACGAACAGGGCCGCTGA
- a CDS encoding NAD(P)H-dependent glycerol-3-phosphate dehydrogenase has protein sequence MTGPVKAAVFGTGSWGTAFAMVLADAGCEVVLWGRRQELVDAINSGRTNPDYFPDIELPANIRATTDPAEAAAGADFTVLAVPSQTLRGNLAAWAPLLAPETVLVSLMKGVELGTAKRMSEVIEEVAKVPADRVAVVTGPNLAREIAARQPAASVVACIDEAVAQRLQAACHTPYFRPYTSTDVIGCELGGAVKNVIGLAVGIADGMGLGDNTKGSLITRGLAEATRLGLAMGADPLTFSGLAGLGDLVATCSSPLSRNHTFGTNLGRGMTLEETIAVTKQTAEGVKSCQSVADLARRHGVDMPITDTVVDIVHHGKPTLVALKELMGRSAKPERR, from the coding sequence GTGACAGGTCCCGTGAAGGCAGCCGTATTCGGAACCGGCTCCTGGGGCACGGCCTTCGCCATGGTCCTCGCCGACGCCGGCTGCGAGGTGGTCCTGTGGGGCCGCCGGCAGGAGCTCGTCGACGCCATCAACAGCGGCCGGACCAACCCGGACTACTTCCCGGACATCGAACTCCCCGCGAACATCCGGGCCACCACCGACCCGGCCGAGGCGGCGGCCGGCGCCGACTTCACGGTCCTCGCCGTCCCCTCGCAGACCCTGCGCGGCAACCTCGCCGCCTGGGCGCCGCTGCTGGCCCCCGAGACCGTGCTCGTCTCCCTGATGAAGGGCGTCGAACTCGGCACGGCCAAGCGGATGAGCGAGGTCATCGAGGAGGTGGCCAAGGTCCCCGCCGACCGGGTCGCCGTCGTCACCGGCCCCAACCTGGCCCGCGAGATCGCCGCCCGCCAGCCCGCCGCCTCCGTGGTCGCCTGCATCGACGAAGCCGTCGCCCAGCGCCTCCAGGCCGCCTGCCACACCCCGTACTTCCGCCCGTACACGAGCACCGACGTCATCGGCTGCGAGCTCGGCGGCGCCGTCAAGAACGTCATCGGCCTCGCCGTCGGCATCGCGGACGGCATGGGCCTCGGGGACAACACCAAGGGCTCGCTCATCACCCGCGGGCTCGCCGAAGCCACCCGCCTGGGCCTGGCGATGGGCGCCGACCCGCTCACCTTCTCGGGCCTCGCGGGTCTCGGCGACCTCGTCGCCACCTGCTCCTCGCCGCTCTCCCGGAACCACACCTTCGGCACCAACCTCGGCCGCGGGATGACCCTGGAGGAGACCATCGCGGTCACCAAGCAGACCGCCGAGGGCGTCAAGTCCTGCCAGTCCGTGGCCGATCTGGCCCGCCGCCACGGAGTGGACATGCCGATCACCGACACGGTCGTCGACATCGTCCACCACGGCAAGCCCACCCTGGTCGCGCTCAAGGAGCTGATGGGACGCAGCGCCAAACCGGAACGGCGCTGA
- the rpmB gene encoding 50S ribosomal protein L28 — MAANCDVCAKGPSFGNSISHSHRRTSRRWNPNIQRVRAVVNGTPKRLNACTSCIKAGKVSR, encoded by the coding sequence GTGGCTGCCAACTGCGACGTTTGCGCCAAGGGGCCGAGCTTCGGCAACAGCATTTCCCACTCGCACCGCCGCACCTCGCGTCGCTGGAACCCGAACATCCAGCGTGTCCGTGCCGTGGTCAATGGGACGCCGAAGCGCCTCAACGCCTGCACCTCGTGCATCAAGGCCGGCAAGGTCTCGCGCTGA
- a CDS encoding D-alanine--D-alanine ligase family protein, with the protein MSSENLPQTPEQQGRKPRVAVVFGGRSSEHAISVVTAGAVLRSIDRSKYEVLPIGITTDGRWALTADEPARMAISGGELPNVGQLADSEDGAVVLSVDPASREVVYTEPGAVPKALGEVDVVFPVLHGPYGEDGTLQGLLELSGIPYVGSGVLASAVGQDKDYMKRVFTSFGLRVGPYVTIRPREWENDREGALGRIAEFAGEHGWPLFIKPARAGSSIGITKVDGPSGLDAAIREARRHDPKIIVEALLRGREIEVGVLEFEDGPRASVPAEIPPVSSHDFYDFEAKYIDSASGLVPAPLTPEQTAEVQRLAIEAFDAASCEGLVRADFFLTEDGEFVINEINTMPGFTPISMYPRMWQESGIEYPELVDRLIQAALRRSTGLR; encoded by the coding sequence ATGAGCAGCGAGAACCTCCCCCAGACCCCTGAGCAGCAGGGCCGCAAGCCCCGCGTGGCCGTCGTGTTCGGCGGCCGCAGCTCGGAACACGCCATCTCGGTCGTCACCGCGGGCGCCGTCCTGCGCTCCATCGACCGCTCCAAGTACGAGGTGCTGCCCATCGGCATCACCACGGACGGCCGGTGGGCGCTGACCGCCGACGAGCCCGCACGGATGGCCATCTCCGGCGGCGAGCTCCCCAACGTGGGGCAGCTCGCCGACTCCGAGGACGGAGCCGTCGTGCTCTCCGTCGACCCGGCCAGCCGCGAGGTCGTCTACACCGAGCCGGGCGCCGTCCCCAAGGCGCTGGGCGAGGTCGACGTGGTCTTCCCCGTCCTGCACGGCCCGTACGGCGAGGACGGCACCCTCCAGGGCCTCCTGGAGCTCTCCGGCATCCCGTACGTCGGCTCGGGCGTCCTCGCCTCGGCCGTCGGCCAGGACAAGGACTACATGAAGCGGGTCTTCACGTCCTTCGGGCTGCGCGTCGGCCCGTACGTGACCATCCGCCCCCGCGAGTGGGAGAACGACCGCGAGGGCGCTCTCGGCCGCATCGCGGAGTTCGCCGGCGAGCACGGCTGGCCGCTGTTCATCAAGCCCGCCCGCGCGGGCTCCTCGATCGGCATCACCAAGGTCGACGGGCCCTCCGGGCTGGACGCCGCGATCCGCGAGGCCCGCCGCCACGACCCGAAGATCATCGTGGAGGCGCTGCTGCGCGGCCGCGAGATCGAGGTCGGGGTCCTGGAGTTCGAGGACGGTCCGCGCGCGAGCGTGCCCGCCGAGATCCCGCCGGTCTCCAGCCACGACTTCTACGACTTCGAGGCCAAGTACATCGACTCCGCCTCCGGACTCGTGCCCGCCCCGCTCACCCCGGAGCAGACCGCCGAGGTCCAGAGGCTCGCGATCGAGGCCTTCGACGCCGCGTCCTGCGAGGGCCTGGTGCGCGCCGACTTCTTCCTCACCGAGGACGGCGAGTTCGTCATCAACGAGATCAACACGATGCCGGGCTTCACCCCGATCTCCATGTACCCGCGCATGTGGCAGGAGTCGGGCATCGAGTACCCGGAGCTGGTGGACCGCCTGATCCAGGCCGCCCTGCGCCGCTCCACCGGGCTGCGCTAG
- a CDS encoding thiamine-phosphate kinase, whose protein sequence is MKGTVGELGEFGLIRELTSRLTTTPAVRVGPGDDAAVVSAPDRRVVASTDILLEGRHFRRDWSTAYDVGRKAAAQNLADIAAMGAVPTALLLGLVVPAELPATWPTELMDGIRDECQVAGAAVVGGDVVRGDVITVAITALGDLRNHEPVLRSGAQPGDVVAVTGWLGWSAAGFAVLSRGFRSPRAFVEAHRRPEPPYHAGPAAAGLGATAMTDVSDGLIADLGHIAEASKVRIDLRSAAVDIPTQMHDIGQAVGVDPLQWVLTGGEDHAIVATFPPDVKLPARWKVIGEVQNRSALPQVTVDGAPWASTGGWDHFGGDTAAEDTPR, encoded by the coding sequence ATGAAGGGCACTGTGGGCGAGCTGGGGGAGTTCGGGCTCATTCGGGAGCTCACCTCACGGCTCACCACCACCCCGGCGGTCCGGGTCGGCCCGGGCGACGACGCCGCGGTGGTGTCGGCCCCCGACCGGCGGGTCGTGGCGAGCACGGACATCCTGCTGGAAGGCCGGCACTTCCGGCGCGACTGGTCCACGGCCTACGACGTCGGCCGCAAGGCCGCCGCGCAGAACCTCGCCGACATCGCCGCCATGGGCGCGGTGCCGACCGCGCTGCTGCTCGGTCTGGTCGTCCCGGCCGAGCTGCCGGCCACCTGGCCCACCGAGCTGATGGACGGCATCCGCGACGAATGCCAGGTCGCCGGCGCGGCCGTGGTCGGCGGCGACGTGGTCCGCGGCGACGTCATCACCGTGGCCATCACCGCACTCGGCGACCTGCGCAACCACGAACCCGTGCTGCGCTCCGGCGCCCAGCCCGGCGACGTCGTGGCCGTGACCGGCTGGCTCGGCTGGTCCGCGGCCGGCTTCGCCGTCCTCTCGCGGGGCTTCCGCTCGCCGCGGGCCTTCGTCGAGGCCCACCGCCGGCCCGAGCCCCCGTACCACGCGGGCCCCGCGGCCGCCGGACTCGGCGCCACCGCCATGACCGACGTCAGCGACGGCCTGATCGCGGACCTCGGGCACATCGCAGAGGCCAGCAAGGTACGGATCGACCTGCGCTCGGCGGCCGTCGACATCCCGACGCAGATGCACGACATCGGCCAGGCCGTCGGCGTGGACCCGCTCCAGTGGGTCCTCACCGGGGGAGAGGACCACGCGATCGTCGCCACCTTCCCGCCGGACGTGAAGCTCCCGGCCCGCTGGAAGGTCATCGGCGAGGTCCAGAACCGCTCCGCGCTGCCCCAGGTGACCGTCGACGGCGCCCCCTGGGCCTCCACCGGCGGATGGGACCACTTCGGCGGCGACACGGCCGCGGAGGACACCCCGCGATGA
- the coaD gene encoding pantetheine-phosphate adenylyltransferase, whose product MRRAVCPGSFDPITNGHLDIIGRASRLYDVVHVAVMINQSKQGLFTVEERMELIREATAGYGNIVVESFHGLLVDFCKQREIPAIVKGLRAVSDFDYELQMAQMNMGLSGVETLFVPTNPTYSFLSSSLVKEVAAWGGDVAHLLPAHVHAALLERLPRR is encoded by the coding sequence TTGCGCCGCGCCGTCTGTCCGGGGTCGTTCGACCCCATCACCAACGGACACCTCGACATCATCGGCAGGGCCTCGCGGCTCTACGACGTGGTCCACGTAGCCGTGATGATCAACCAGTCCAAGCAGGGGCTCTTCACCGTCGAGGAGCGGATGGAGCTGATCCGCGAGGCGACCGCCGGCTACGGGAACATCGTGGTCGAGTCCTTCCACGGGCTCCTCGTCGACTTCTGCAAGCAGCGGGAGATCCCGGCCATCGTCAAGGGCCTGCGCGCCGTCAGCGACTTCGACTACGAGCTGCAGATGGCCCAGATGAACATGGGCCTGTCGGGCGTCGAGACCCTCTTCGTCCCGACCAACCCCACCTACAGCTTCCTGTCCTCCTCCCTGGTCAAGGAAGTGGCGGCCTGGGGCGGCGACGTCGCCCACCTGCTGCCCGCACACGTGCACGCCGCGCTGCTGGAGCGGCTGCCCCGGCGCTGA
- the recG gene encoding ATP-dependent DNA helicase RecG has product MEHVPALDEDLKKTLGPATAKVLAEQLGLHTALDLLHHYPRRYAERGELTSLAELADQIDEHVTVVAQVADARLLTYQGSRGGGKRLEVTITDGSGRLQLVFFGSGVHKPHKELLPGSRAMFAGKVGMFNHKLQLAHPAYEPLGADASDRDAAAAFASQLIPIYPACAKLESWKIAKCVDAVLPTAQEVVDPLPGSLREDRGLVPLTEALLKIHRPVTKADIEDARGRLKWDEAFVLQVALARRRHADSQLPAVPRRPTPGGLLESFDAKLPFTLTEGQRTVSKEIFDDLATDHPMHRLLQGEVGSGKTMVALRAMLAVVDSGGQAAMLAPTEVLAQQHHRSITEMMGELAEGGMLGGSDRGTKVVLLTGSMGMPARRQALLDLITGEAGLVIGTHALIEDKVQFHDLGLVVVDEQHRFGVEQRDALRSKGKQPPHLLVMTATPIPRTVAMTVFGDLETSVLDQLPAGRSPIATHVVPAKDKPHFLARTWERVREEVENGHQAYVVCPRIGDGEDENGKGAKGAKGAAAKKKAAAEEDGDRRPPLAVLEIAEQLTRGPLAGLCVEVLHGRMDPADKDDVMRRFTAGEVKVLVATTVIEVGVNVPNSTVMVIMDADRFGVSQLHQLRGRVGRGSAPGLCLLVSEMHEASPARARLAAVAATLDGFELSRIDLEQRREGDVLGQAQSGVRSSLRMLAVIEDEEVITQAREEATRVVAADPELTELPGLRTALDALLDTEREQYLEKG; this is encoded by the coding sequence ATGGAACACGTGCCCGCGCTCGACGAAGACCTCAAGAAGACCCTCGGCCCCGCCACCGCGAAGGTGCTGGCCGAGCAGCTCGGCCTGCACACGGCCCTGGACCTGCTCCACCACTACCCCCGGCGGTACGCGGAGCGCGGCGAGCTGACCTCGCTGGCCGAACTCGCGGACCAGATCGACGAACACGTCACGGTGGTCGCGCAGGTCGCCGACGCCCGCCTGCTGACGTACCAGGGCAGCCGGGGCGGCGGAAAGCGCCTCGAAGTCACCATCACCGACGGCAGCGGACGGCTCCAGCTGGTCTTCTTCGGGTCCGGCGTCCACAAGCCGCACAAGGAACTCCTGCCCGGCAGCCGCGCCATGTTCGCGGGCAAGGTCGGCATGTTCAACCACAAGCTCCAGCTCGCCCACCCGGCCTACGAACCGCTCGGCGCCGACGCCTCCGACCGGGACGCGGCCGCCGCCTTCGCGAGCCAGCTCATCCCGATCTACCCCGCCTGCGCGAAGCTCGAGTCCTGGAAGATCGCCAAGTGCGTGGACGCGGTGCTCCCCACGGCCCAGGAGGTCGTCGACCCGCTGCCCGGCTCCCTGCGCGAGGACCGCGGACTGGTCCCGCTCACCGAGGCCCTGCTGAAGATCCACCGCCCGGTCACCAAGGCCGACATCGAGGACGCCCGCGGCCGTCTCAAGTGGGACGAGGCCTTCGTCCTCCAGGTCGCCCTGGCCCGCCGCCGGCACGCCGACTCCCAGCTCCCGGCCGTACCCCGCCGCCCCACCCCCGGCGGCCTCCTCGAATCCTTCGACGCCAAGCTCCCCTTCACCCTCACCGAAGGCCAGCGGACCGTCTCCAAGGAGATCTTCGACGACCTCGCCACCGACCACCCCATGCACCGCCTCCTCCAGGGGGAGGTCGGTTCGGGAAAGACGATGGTCGCCCTGCGGGCCATGCTCGCCGTCGTCGACTCCGGCGGGCAGGCCGCCATGCTCGCCCCCACCGAGGTGCTCGCACAGCAGCACCACCGGTCCATCACCGAGATGATGGGCGAGCTCGCCGAGGGCGGCATGCTCGGCGGCTCCGACCGGGGGACCAAGGTGGTCCTGCTCACCGGATCGATGGGGATGCCCGCGCGGCGCCAGGCGCTGCTCGACCTGATCACCGGCGAGGCCGGGCTCGTGATCGGCACGCACGCGCTCATCGAGGACAAGGTCCAGTTCCACGACCTCGGCCTGGTCGTCGTCGACGAGCAGCACCGCTTCGGCGTGGAGCAGCGCGACGCCCTGCGCTCCAAGGGCAAGCAGCCGCCGCACCTGCTCGTCATGACCGCCACCCCGATCCCGCGCACGGTCGCCATGACCGTCTTCGGCGATCTGGAGACCTCCGTACTGGACCAGCTCCCCGCCGGCCGTTCCCCGATCGCCACCCACGTGGTGCCCGCCAAGGACAAGCCGCACTTCCTGGCCCGGACCTGGGAGCGGGTCCGCGAGGAAGTCGAGAACGGCCACCAGGCGTACGTGGTCTGCCCGCGCATCGGGGACGGGGAGGACGAGAACGGCAAGGGCGCCAAGGGAGCGAAGGGAGCCGCCGCGAAGAAGAAGGCGGCGGCCGAGGAGGACGGCGACCGGCGGCCCCCGCTGGCGGTGCTGGAGATCGCCGAGCAGCTCACCCGGGGCCCCCTCGCCGGGCTCTGCGTCGAGGTGCTGCACGGGCGGATGGACCCCGCCGACAAGGACGACGTGATGCGCCGCTTCACTGCCGGCGAGGTCAAGGTGCTGGTCGCCACCACCGTCATCGAGGTCGGCGTGAACGTCCCGAACTCCACCGTCATGGTCATCATGGACGCGGACCGCTTCGGCGTCTCCCAGCTCCACCAGCTCCGCGGCCGCGTCGGCCGCGGCTCCGCCCCGGGGCTCTGCCTGCTGGTCAGCGAGATGCACGAAGCCAGCCCCGCCCGCGCCCGGCTCGCGGCCGTCGCCGCCACCCTGGACGGCTTCGAGCTCTCCCGCATCGACCTGGAGCAGCGCCGCGAGGGCGACGTGCTCGGCCAGGCCCAGTCCGGTGTCCGGTCCTCCCTGCGGATGCTCGCGGTCATCGAGGACGAGGAGGTCATCACCCAGGCCCGGGAGGAGGCCACCCGCGTGGTCGCCGCCGATCCCGAGCTCACGGAGCTGCCCGGCCTGCGGACCGCCCTGGACGCCCTGCTGGACACCGAGCGGGAGCAGTACCTGGAGAAGGGCTGA